A single genomic interval of Dyella sp. GSA-30 harbors:
- a CDS encoding DUF6531 domain-containing protein: MVVGFDRLKFFVSSFLAFASFCCHATDYYWKAQVWPGQTDPGPLPSAEAACQASYANFVANNKNITAYVELTRPYKPPYPDPAYAPNNEAHFMCELVGYSQGSSTNNAGGPYPIPRYGDGCPAGDVYNVALGQCENATDFLPRKQLGLPRDPLGGPTTCEGNPVNSATGNKFEDEADYVGPGAFPLRFTRYYNGETGLWSTSYSAHVDAGALGAALTFSDGRQSVFSSISGALKPEATELGSLSKLASGWLYISLNNEQLSFDTRGRLVKWTSAEGLSQTVAYGAMDSTGNTATTISDASGNSLTYSVDNFGRLIKLSAGNLLVTYQYEWSAHLISVTYTWPGKSVVRKYLYEDGTNASWLTGIIDERGVRYATWHYDAQGRAISSEHANGAEKVMLTYNDDGSTTVTNALGHVVTYRYQVIQGIKHITSIEGEPAAGCPASNSSYTYNTIGQIATKTDALGHITAYTYDTLGRETQRVEAQGTAQARTTTTTWHGTSFLPETVTTADRVTTYTYDTQNRLLSTGTHAAQGSVP; the protein is encoded by the coding sequence ATGGTTGTTGGATTCGATCGACTTAAATTTTTCGTGTCGTCGTTCTTAGCTTTTGCGTCCTTTTGCTGCCACGCCACAGACTATTACTGGAAGGCACAAGTTTGGCCTGGACAAACTGACCCTGGGCCGCTGCCCTCAGCCGAGGCGGCCTGTCAGGCTAGCTACGCCAATTTTGTGGCAAACAACAAAAATATAACTGCCTACGTCGAGCTGACGCGGCCCTACAAGCCGCCCTATCCGGATCCCGCATATGCGCCGAACAACGAAGCGCATTTTATGTGCGAGTTAGTGGGCTATTCACAGGGAAGCTCTACAAACAACGCGGGAGGGCCGTACCCTATACCTAGATACGGAGACGGTTGCCCCGCTGGCGATGTCTATAACGTCGCACTCGGTCAATGTGAAAATGCTACCGATTTTTTACCGCGGAAGCAGCTTGGTCTCCCGAGGGATCCGCTTGGCGGGCCGACCACCTGCGAGGGAAACCCTGTCAATTCGGCTACGGGCAACAAGTTTGAAGATGAGGCCGATTACGTCGGGCCGGGAGCATTTCCGCTGCGGTTTACCCGCTACTACAACGGTGAAACCGGATTGTGGTCTACAAGCTACTCAGCTCATGTTGACGCCGGTGCGCTTGGAGCTGCTTTAACGTTTTCCGATGGTAGACAGTCTGTCTTTTCGTCGATATCGGGTGCGTTGAAGCCGGAAGCAACCGAGCTGGGGAGCCTGAGTAAGCTGGCAAGCGGCTGGCTCTATATCTCGTTAAATAACGAGCAGCTGTCCTTTGATACTCGCGGTCGGCTTGTAAAGTGGACGAGCGCGGAAGGCTTGTCTCAAACGGTCGCTTACGGAGCGATGGATTCTACGGGTAATACGGCAACCACGATTTCGGACGCCTCAGGTAACTCTCTAACGTACTCCGTCGACAATTTTGGCCGACTAATCAAGCTTTCCGCTGGAAATCTGCTCGTCACCTATCAATACGAGTGGTCAGCCCATCTTATAAGCGTCACGTACACTTGGCCGGGTAAATCCGTCGTACGCAAGTATTTATACGAAGACGGCACAAATGCTTCTTGGTTAACGGGCATCATCGACGAGCGTGGCGTGCGCTACGCCACGTGGCACTATGACGCGCAGGGCCGAGCGATCTCCAGCGAGCACGCGAACGGCGCCGAGAAAGTCATGCTGACCTATAACGATGACGGTTCGACGACGGTGACCAACGCCTTGGGTCACGTCGTGACCTATCGGTATCAGGTGATCCAAGGCATCAAGCACATCACGTCGATCGAAGGCGAGCCAGCGGCTGGCTGCCCGGCGAGCAATTCCAGCTATACCTACAACACCATCGGTCAGATCGCGACCAAGACGGATGCACTCGGTCATATCACAGCCTATACCTACGACACGCTCGGTCGCGAAACGCAGCGCGTTGAGGCGCAAGGTACGGCGCAAGCGCGAACGACCACCACGACGTGGCATGGCACCAGTTTCTTGCCTGAAACGGTGACCACTGCCGATCGCGTCACCACCTATACCTACGACACACAAAATCGCCTGCTGTCGACCGGCACGCACGCTGCTCAGGGGAGCGTTCCATGA
- a CDS encoding DUF6531 domain-containing protein: MKTGFRWSLINLPLLAAALLGAAGGAHATGYGWKYVTGYGAGNVPIWSPDYPSIMAACMAYLPQGQVIVTGLRQPVTYVKTGVSSAECRGVFPPWYPNGGFAFLEIIRDGGSCPDGQIYNSALGNCEDPGSLVPRKMEGFPDDSMTCNAPSNAQGNPVNAATGNKFQLEEDYAPLKAGAVSFTRYYNGVDGLWRSNYSTGLTFPDSSTVYLTKNDGRASQFKLSGTSYVAETTELGRLSSAGQVWTYVDSENSTYTFDAQGRLTGIRFPSGLAQSLVYGITSVTVTDAFGGQLIFAVGPANQPASFSSAGLVVSYAYTDLNGFRLLTGATYSQGAKQWSRQYLYEDTAYPAALTGITDERGVRYATWHYDAQGRAISSEHANGAEKVTLTYNDDGSTTVTNALGHAVTYRYQVIQGIKHITSIEGEPAAGCPASNSSYTYNTIGQVATKTDALGHITAYTYDTLGRETQRVEAQGTAQARTTTTTWHGTSFLPETVTTADRVTTYTYDTQNRLLSTSTHATQGSVP; encoded by the coding sequence ATGAAAACTGGATTTCGTTGGAGTCTGATTAATTTGCCCCTGTTGGCAGCTGCTTTATTGGGGGCGGCTGGTGGTGCTCATGCTACAGGCTACGGCTGGAAGTACGTCACGGGATACGGAGCGGGCAATGTCCCGATCTGGAGTCCGGATTACCCAAGCATTATGGCGGCCTGCATGGCGTATCTTCCCCAGGGGCAAGTTATCGTCACAGGTTTAAGGCAGCCAGTCACATATGTAAAAACCGGGGTAAGTAGTGCGGAATGCCGAGGGGTGTTTCCTCCATGGTATCCAAATGGTGGTTTTGCTTTTTTGGAGATTATCCGGGATGGAGGCTCATGTCCGGATGGGCAAATATACAACTCTGCCTTGGGTAACTGCGAAGATCCTGGTTCGCTGGTGCCTAGGAAGATGGAAGGATTTCCCGATGACTCCATGACTTGCAATGCCCCATCGAATGCGCAAGGCAATCCCGTAAACGCAGCTACCGGAAACAAGTTTCAGCTGGAAGAGGACTATGCTCCTCTGAAAGCCGGTGCGGTTAGTTTTACTCGCTACTACAATGGCGTCGATGGTCTTTGGCGTAGCAATTATTCGACCGGCCTAACTTTTCCCGATAGCAGCACCGTTTACTTGACAAAAAATGACGGAAGGGCATCGCAGTTCAAGCTGTCGGGAACCAGTTACGTTGCAGAGACAACTGAGCTAGGTCGACTATCTTCCGCCGGGCAGGTGTGGACGTATGTTGATTCTGAGAATTCAACATATACATTCGACGCCCAGGGTAGACTGACCGGAATCAGGTTTCCCAGCGGACTCGCCCAGAGCCTGGTGTACGGAATTACCTCGGTAACAGTGACAGATGCTTTTGGTGGTCAATTGATCTTTGCCGTAGGACCGGCAAATCAGCCTGCCAGTTTTAGTTCGGCTGGGTTGGTGGTGTCCTACGCATACACAGACCTCAACGGTTTTCGTCTCCTGACCGGTGCGACCTATAGCCAAGGTGCAAAGCAATGGTCGCGCCAATACCTGTACGAAGATACTGCGTATCCAGCGGCCCTGACCGGTATCACAGATGAGCGCGGCGTACGTTATGCGACGTGGCACTACGACGCTCAAGGTCGGGCGATCTCCAGCGAGCATGCGAATGGCGCCGAGAAAGTCACGCTGACCTATAACGATGACGGTTCGACGACGGTGACCAACGCCTTGGGTCATGCCGTGACCTATCGGTATCAGGTGATCCAGGGGATCAAGCACATCACGTCGATCGAAGGCGAGCCAGCGGCTGGCTGCCCGGCGAGCAATTCCAGCTATACCTACAACACCATCGGTCAGGTCGCGACCAAGACGGATGCACTCGGCCATATCACGGCCTATACCTACGACACGCTCGGTCGCGAAACGCAGCGCGTTGAGGCGCAAGGTACGGCGCAAGCGAGAACGACCACCACGACCTGGCATGGCACCAGTTTCTTGCCTGAAACGGTGACCACTGCCGATCGCGTCACCACCTATACCTACGACACACAAAATCGCCTGCTGTCGACCAGCACGCATGCTACTCAGGGGAGCGTTCCATGA
- a CDS encoding RHS repeat-associated core domain-containing protein has protein sequence MKTGFRWGLISLTLLAALAHADTSDRVWARTYNAQGLIDTLDGPRTDVNDVTHYTYDTQGHLATVTDALGGVTTFDTYDMYGHPGRIVDINQVVTTISYTAQGWPQTITRDSTGTPATTTLSYNASGDVTQTQDADGVVMNYTYDDARRLTDITDGLGNRIHYTLDAADNRTKEEIFDTTGTLKYTVSRTFNTLSQLLTVVDALNRTVLTYNYPDGYDAEGHPTHSADARGIQRKQGYDALNRLTSTIDNYNGTDTATQNTQSTFAYDVSDNLEGVSDPDGLATVYDHDGLGNRTGLHSPDTGSSAYTYDAAGNLISSTDAKGITRTYSYDALNRLLAMSYSDSSLNAAYHYDEPNGATGCASSSYHGHLTSIVESAVTTVYCYDARGNVVQKRQVQGSQIDVTRYGYTLANRLSSLTSPSQTVTQYSRDAVGRVSGVTVTPLNTAGQTVASTVSYLPFGPISGYTLGNGQTITRSYDTNYQLTDLASPALNLHFTRDAMGNITAIANSSGAGPMESYSYDPLYRLTAVNDASGAAIEAYAYGKTGDRLSKIKVGGLATGIYGYQSGTHWLTSIGSAARTYDLNGNTIGSANVGETLGYGYNDRNRLTLVQRNQQTVATYVYNVMGERVAKAATSPQTINERFAYNEASQLIGEYGTTNRDYIWLSSLPIAVVDNVPTSTINYVHADGLGTPRAISDAVGNTIWQWTYTSNPFGEQPPIGSYSYNLRFPGQYFDAESGLHYNVNRDYEATTGRYIESDPIGLAGGMGSYAYTGNDALNYSDALGFMPSALPSPSPSPFTPSPAPSTGPVPNYGPPANDAAPFEDLLPSLGSMCARVSIGVALYLYPTPTSACDQPHPPAANQCPGGNDCEKLYQQIRQALNVVKKRFWDLRGDAKTGNLFNLRPTGTMSWAGHQQQLAGWQRSLRKLLQDADAKGCHDYPDDAWAWAARGVPTQPAP, from the coding sequence ATGAAAACTGGATTTCGTTGGGGTTTGATCAGTCTGACCCTGTTAGCGGCCTTGGCGCATGCCGATACATCGGACCGGGTGTGGGCACGCACTTATAACGCGCAAGGGCTGATCGACACCCTGGATGGCCCACGTACGGATGTAAACGACGTTACGCACTACACGTACGACACCCAGGGCCACCTGGCGACAGTGACAGATGCGCTGGGCGGGGTGACGACGTTTGATACTTACGACATGTACGGCCATCCCGGTCGCATCGTCGATATCAATCAGGTCGTTACGACGATCAGTTATACCGCGCAGGGCTGGCCGCAGACGATCACTCGCGACAGCACAGGGACGCCTGCCACGACGACGCTGAGCTACAACGCCAGTGGCGATGTCACCCAGACGCAGGACGCCGACGGTGTAGTGATGAACTACACCTATGACGATGCTCGGCGCCTGACGGATATCACTGATGGCTTGGGCAATCGTATCCATTACACGTTGGATGCCGCGGACAACCGCACCAAGGAAGAGATTTTCGACACCACCGGTACGCTCAAGTACACGGTGTCGCGTACCTTCAATACGCTCAGTCAGCTGTTGACGGTGGTCGATGCACTCAATCGAACCGTGCTGACCTATAACTATCCTGACGGCTACGATGCCGAAGGTCACCCGACACATTCGGCCGATGCCCGGGGTATCCAGCGTAAGCAAGGCTATGACGCGCTCAACCGCCTGACCAGCACGATCGATAACTACAACGGTACGGACACAGCGACCCAGAACACGCAGTCGACCTTTGCTTACGACGTCAGCGACAACCTTGAAGGGGTTAGTGATCCGGACGGTCTTGCGACGGTTTATGACCACGATGGCCTGGGTAACCGCACCGGCCTGCATAGCCCAGATACGGGAAGTTCTGCATACACCTATGACGCGGCCGGCAACCTGATCAGTTCCACCGATGCCAAGGGCATCACGCGCACCTACAGCTACGATGCGCTCAATCGCCTTCTGGCGATGAGCTACAGCGACAGCAGTCTCAATGCGGCCTATCACTACGATGAGCCGAATGGGGCCACGGGGTGCGCTAGCTCGTCCTATCATGGTCACCTGACCAGTATCGTCGAAAGTGCGGTGACGACGGTCTACTGCTATGACGCACGCGGTAACGTGGTTCAGAAGCGGCAGGTGCAAGGCAGTCAGATCGATGTGACCCGCTATGGCTATACGCTGGCGAATCGCCTAAGCAGTCTGACCTCGCCGAGCCAGACGGTGACGCAGTACAGCCGCGATGCCGTGGGTCGTGTCAGCGGCGTCACGGTGACGCCGCTGAATACGGCAGGCCAGACTGTAGCCAGTACGGTCAGCTATCTGCCGTTTGGCCCGATCAGCGGCTACACGTTGGGGAATGGCCAGACGATTACCCGTAGCTATGACACCAATTACCAGCTGACGGACCTGGCTAGTCCGGCGTTGAATCTGCACTTCACGCGGGATGCAATGGGCAATATCACAGCCATCGCCAATAGCAGTGGTGCTGGCCCGATGGAGTCGTATAGCTACGACCCGCTGTATCGGCTAACGGCGGTCAACGATGCCAGTGGCGCGGCCATCGAAGCCTATGCCTATGGCAAGACAGGTGACCGCTTGAGCAAGATCAAGGTGGGTGGCTTGGCTACCGGCATCTATGGTTACCAGAGTGGCACGCACTGGTTAACCAGCATTGGCAGTGCTGCGCGGACGTATGACCTCAACGGCAATACGATCGGTAGTGCCAACGTCGGCGAGACGCTTGGGTATGGCTACAACGATCGCAATCGCTTGACGCTGGTACAGCGCAACCAGCAGACGGTAGCGACATACGTTTACAACGTGATGGGTGAGCGAGTGGCGAAAGCGGCCACGTCGCCGCAAACCATCAATGAGCGCTTCGCCTATAACGAAGCGAGTCAGTTGATCGGCGAGTATGGAACGACCAATCGCGACTACATTTGGCTAAGCAGTTTGCCTATCGCGGTAGTGGACAACGTGCCAACGAGCACTATCAACTATGTGCATGCGGATGGGCTGGGTACGCCGCGAGCGATCAGCGATGCCGTAGGTAACACGATCTGGCAATGGACATATACGAGTAATCCGTTTGGGGAGCAGCCTCCGATCGGGAGCTATAGCTATAACCTACGGTTCCCGGGGCAGTACTTTGATGCAGAGAGTGGACTGCATTACAACGTCAACCGCGATTACGAGGCGACCACTGGTAGGTATATAGAGAGTGATCCCATAGGATTGGCTGGCGGGATGGGCTCTTATGCGTATACAGGGAATGATGCACTCAACTATTCAGATGCCCTTGGCTTTATGCCAAGCGCGTTACCATCTCCATCTCCATCTCCATTTACGCCTTCCCCAGCTCCATCTACAGGTCCAGTTCCGAACTATGGGCCGCCGGCGAATGATGCTGCTCCATTTGAGGACCTACTTCCCTCATTGGGCTCTATGTGCGCACGGGTGTCCATTGGGGTGGCATTGTATCTATACCCGACGCCAACTAGCGCCTGTGACCAACCTCATCCTCCAGCGGCCAATCAGTGCCCGGGTGGGAACGATTGCGAGAAGCTATATCAGCAAATACGGCAGGCTCTGAATGTAGTTAAGAAGAGATTCTGGGATCTCCGTGGGGACGCAAAGACAGGCAATCTATTTAATCTCCGTCCTACTGGCACCATGTCTTGGGCCGGGCACCAGCAGCAGCTTGCGGGCTGGCAGCGATCGCTAAGAAAATTGTTGCAAGATGCAGATGCAAAGGGATGTCATGATTATCCAGATGATGCGTGGGCTTGGGCGGCACGCGGTGTTCCCACGCAACCAGCGCCTTGA
- a CDS encoding DUF6869 domain-containing protein, translating to MTKDEINNVAKQWISLQLSGYPDDLGGDGVDVNMLAIEQPEDCWKVIIEVLNITDDEWVLVNLGAGPLESLLAMHGAVVIPWIGQEARLNKRFQILLGGVWRNSIQDDVWHQLQGMV from the coding sequence ATGACGAAAGATGAAATAAACAACGTTGCTAAACAGTGGATATCGCTACAGTTGTCTGGTTATCCGGATGATTTGGGTGGCGATGGTGTTGACGTCAATATGCTAGCAATAGAGCAGCCGGAGGATTGCTGGAAAGTTATTATCGAGGTGCTCAACATCACTGATGATGAGTGGGTTCTGGTCAATTTGGGTGCGGGGCCACTGGAGTCATTGTTAGCAATGCATGGCGCTGTTGTGATCCCATGGATTGGTCAAGAGGCGCGTTTGAATAAGCGTTTCCAAATACTGCTTGGCGGTGTTTGGAGAAATTCGATTCAGGACGATGTATGGCATCAGCTGCAAGGTATGGTCTGA
- a CDS encoding RHS repeat-associated core domain-containing protein: MKAFLLRLAKLSFRCYALTFSFLLVWFAVCAQANAANQEFPTRAAAMAACNAGATTSWYDSNSQNQWTLDGGSCTDVSPNTNGQGWIFANYHHCFRGECDNYGCFGLLASCDEFDYAAPGNEVARKAAGNNNDCGCHDGVAKNDNGATRSSGSSSASGSSMLVGDPINPSNGNSYLQEDDYLGAGKLVFRRFYNSNAPVGATSIGSHWRHNFSQSLVITGSPATSIVVYRPDGKQEVFTKLKGAWNTDPDVTDVLSEVTDSQGSVTAYKLFVTALHHYETFGTTGLLQSISNESGLILSFSYSTTSTPTTIAPSAGLLITVMDPTGRQLGLTYAANHSVQQVTLPDGGTLNYTYDNGGNLTSVQYPDGKTRQYVYNESSLTSGKNFFSALTGIIDEFGARFETTSYDTAGRAISSSLSGGVQSTQVTYSANGTSSVQFPLGVTIVMGFSAPQGVNKVGTVNQYCGPLCGQSWHSRTYDANGNPSGYTDFDGNVTATTYTSLGLLSQQVDAQGQASQRTMNFTWDSTLRVPLSRAVLDNANNTVESGSWKYNATGQTLASCQSDPHVSGAGSYACGSAPNAPSGVQQTSFTYCTSVDGTQCPLVGLLLTVDGPRTDVSDITHYSYYLTPDESGCGTVGGACHRAGDLYQVTDALGHVATMVAYDKNGRLVRSQDSNNVITDLTYTPRGWLKTRAIGGATTTIDYDAVGNVIKITDADGVFIGYTYDAAHRLTDITDAAGNHIHYTLDAAGNKTKEDTYDSGNTLRRTLSRSYNTLGQLTGVTDGLSHTVFNASYTDSYDANGNLVHTADGLGIQRKQGYDALNRLVSTLDNYNGTDSATQNTQATFAYDVLDNLEGVTDPGGLSTTYDYDGLSNPRALHSPDTGTTSFQVDAAGNRIQQTDAKGIVRTTTYDAINRPVTVSYPDSSQNIAYHYDEADGVTGCSGSFPMGRLTRIVETAVTTTYCYDNHGNVTKKTQAQGAQVDTTSYSYTGADRLSSITTPSQTVTQYSRDGAGRVSGVAVTPSGGASQTVVSAISYLPFGPISSYTLGNGQIITRSYDANYQLTDLTSPALNLHFARDVMGNIIGLGNTSGANPAVETYGYDPLYRLAGVNDANGNAIEAYTYSKTGDRLSKVKAGGLATGVYGYQSGTHWLTSIGSAARTYDLNGNTIGGANAGETSGYGYNDRNRLTLVQRNQQTVATYVYNAMGERVAKAVTSPQTINERFTYNEASQLTGEYGTTNRDYIWLDGLPVAVVDSGTTSTINYVHADGLGTPRAISDSAGNTVWQWAYQSNPFGEQSPIGSYVYNLRFPGQYFDAESGLHYNVNRSYEAAIGRYVQSDPIGLAGGVSSFGYALSRPMAFTDPLGLAPKDRWWEFTDREFQRWYHQCWKQSGDPDATRDELGDAHDEWKKRGSPTEGRCWGDPQTCPETSTEQQPEVVPEVPQVPDPDASPERHPDVAPAARRLIATAAVARVLYAIALAASEVL, from the coding sequence ATGAAAGCGTTCTTATTGAGGCTGGCAAAACTATCATTTCGCTGCTACGCACTAACGTTTTCCTTTCTTCTGGTTTGGTTTGCTGTTTGCGCACAAGCAAACGCAGCGAATCAAGAGTTTCCGACACGTGCAGCTGCGATGGCGGCTTGTAATGCAGGCGCCACCACGAGCTGGTACGACTCGAATAGCCAAAACCAATGGACGTTAGATGGCGGGTCGTGCACGGATGTATCCCCCAACACCAACGGCCAGGGATGGATATTTGCCAACTATCACCACTGCTTTAGGGGCGAATGTGACAACTACGGTTGTTTTGGGCTCCTAGCGAGCTGCGACGAATTTGACTATGCCGCTCCCGGCAATGAGGTGGCGCGAAAAGCTGCCGGGAACAACAATGACTGCGGTTGCCATGACGGTGTAGCGAAGAATGACAATGGAGCGACTCGCTCTTCCGGGAGTAGTAGCGCTTCTGGGTCTTCCATGTTGGTCGGTGACCCCATAAATCCCTCCAATGGCAACTCATATCTCCAAGAAGATGATTACCTCGGTGCGGGGAAGCTTGTCTTTAGACGGTTCTACAACAGCAATGCACCCGTAGGTGCCACAAGCATCGGTTCGCATTGGCGCCATAACTTCAGTCAATCATTAGTCATTACTGGGAGCCCCGCCACGTCTATCGTGGTGTACCGCCCAGACGGCAAACAGGAAGTCTTCACCAAACTAAAAGGTGCCTGGAACACTGATCCAGATGTAACTGATGTTCTAAGCGAGGTCACCGACAGTCAAGGAAGCGTAACGGCTTACAAATTATTTGTGACCGCACTGCATCACTATGAAACTTTTGGAACGACAGGATTGCTCCAAAGTATTAGTAATGAGTCGGGGCTGATACTGAGCTTTTCGTACAGCACAACTTCTACGCCTACCACGATCGCGCCATCGGCAGGTCTTCTGATAACAGTCATGGACCCAACGGGGCGGCAGCTCGGGCTGACTTATGCAGCCAATCACAGCGTTCAGCAAGTGACTTTGCCCGATGGCGGCACTCTTAACTATACGTACGACAATGGTGGCAATCTGACGTCCGTGCAATACCCCGATGGAAAAACACGTCAGTACGTCTATAACGAAAGCAGTTTGACCTCGGGAAAGAACTTCTTCAGTGCCCTCACCGGCATCATCGACGAGTTTGGAGCGCGCTTCGAGACGACCTCTTACGACACCGCTGGTCGAGCTATATCCTCGTCGCTATCGGGCGGAGTCCAGAGCACACAGGTAACGTACAGCGCTAACGGTACCTCGTCGGTGCAGTTCCCGTTGGGCGTAACGATTGTTATGGGCTTTTCCGCGCCGCAGGGTGTGAATAAGGTGGGTACTGTCAATCAGTACTGTGGCCCGCTGTGCGGCCAATCATGGCATTCGCGTACGTATGACGCTAACGGGAACCCATCTGGATACACAGACTTTGATGGAAACGTAACTGCCACGACCTATACCTCTTTGGGTCTCCTAAGCCAGCAAGTTGATGCTCAGGGCCAGGCCAGTCAGCGGACCATGAATTTCACTTGGGACAGTACGCTGCGCGTTCCGTTAAGCCGGGCAGTCCTCGACAATGCGAACAACACGGTCGAATCCGGCTCCTGGAAATACAACGCCACAGGCCAGACGTTGGCTAGTTGCCAGTCCGATCCGCATGTCTCGGGAGCGGGCAGCTACGCTTGTGGTAGTGCGCCTAACGCACCATCAGGCGTGCAACAGACAAGCTTTACCTATTGCACCTCAGTCGATGGCACGCAGTGTCCTTTGGTGGGCCTGTTGCTTACAGTTGACGGCCCACGCACCGATGTCTCCGACATCACCCATTACAGCTACTACCTGACCCCCGACGAATCCGGTTGCGGCACGGTAGGTGGTGCGTGCCATCGTGCTGGTGATCTCTATCAGGTCACCGATGCGCTTGGTCATGTCGCCACCATGGTGGCTTACGATAAGAATGGCCGCCTGGTTCGCTCGCAAGACAGCAACAACGTCATCACCGATCTGACCTACACCCCGCGCGGTTGGCTCAAGACACGCGCGATCGGTGGTGCGACGACTACCATCGACTACGATGCCGTCGGCAACGTCATCAAGATCACCGACGCCGATGGCGTGTTCATCGGCTACACCTACGATGCCGCCCACCGCCTGACCGACATCACCGATGCGGCCGGCAATCATATCCATTACACACTGGATGCGGCCGGCAACAAGACCAAGGAAGACACCTACGATAGCGGCAACACGCTGCGCCGTACGCTGTCGCGCAGCTACAACACGCTCGGTCAGCTGACCGGTGTCACCGATGGCCTCAGCCATACCGTCTTCAATGCCAGCTATACCGACAGCTATGACGCCAACGGCAACCTGGTGCATACGGCCGATGGCTTGGGCATTCAGCGCAAGCAGGGTTACGACGCCCTCAATCGTCTGGTCAGCACGCTGGATAATTACAACGGCACCGACTCGGCGACTCAAAACACCCAGGCTACCTTTGCTTACGATGTCCTCGACAACCTTGAAGGCGTCACCGACCCCGGCGGCCTAAGCACCACCTACGACTACGACGGCCTCAGTAACCCCAGGGCGCTGCATAGTCCCGATACCGGCACCACCAGCTTCCAGGTCGATGCCGCGGGTAACCGCATCCAGCAGACCGACGCCAAGGGCATTGTTCGCACGACCACCTACGATGCGATCAACCGCCCGGTCACGGTCAGCTACCCCGACAGCTCCCAGAACATTGCCTATCACTATGACGAGGCGGACGGTGTTACCGGCTGCAGTGGTTCGTTCCCGATGGGGCGATTGACTCGGATCGTTGAAACGGCGGTGACTACCACTTACTGCTACGACAACCATGGCAACGTCACCAAGAAAACCCAGGCGCAGGGAGCTCAGGTCGACACCACCAGTTACAGTTACACCGGTGCTGACCGGTTGAGCAGCATCACCACGCCCAGTCAAACGGTCACACAGTACAGCCGTGACGGTGCCGGTCGTGTCAGTGGTGTGGCGGTGACGCCCAGCGGCGGCGCGAGTCAAACGGTGGTCAGCGCGATTAGCTACCTTCCGTTCGGCCCGATCAGCAGCTACACGCTGGGCAACGGCCAGATCATTACCCGTAGCTACGATGCCAACTACCAGCTGACAGACCTGACGAGTCCGGCGTTGAACCTGCACTTTGCCCGCGACGTGATGGGTAACATCATCGGGCTAGGAAACACATCTGGAGCCAATCCTGCGGTTGAAACTTACGGATATGACCCGTTATACCGCTTGGCAGGAGTCAATGATGCCAACGGCAATGCCATTGAGGCTTATACCTATAGCAAGACCGGCGATCGCTTAAGCAAGGTCAAGGCGGGTGGCTTGGCGACGGGTGTGTACGGCTATCAGAGCGGCACGCATTGGCTGACGAGCATCGGTAGTGCTGCCCGCACTTATGACCTCAATGGCAATACGATCGGTGGTGCCAATGCGGGCGAGACGTCGGGCTATGGTTACAACGATCGCAACCGATTGACGCTGGTGCAGCGTAATCAGCAGACGGTGGCGACGTATGTTTACAACGCGATGGGTGAGCGGGTGGCGAAGGCGGTCACCTCACCACAAACCATCAATGAGCGCTTCACCTATAACGAGGCTAGTCAGTTGACCGGTGAGTACGGTACGACTAATCGTGACTATATTTGGCTGGATGGTCTGCCAGTCGCAGTGGTGGATAGCGGAACGACGAGTACGATCAACTACGTCCATGCGGATGGGCTGGGCACGCCGCGTGCTATCAGCGACTCAGCAGGTAACACGGTTTGGCAGTGGGCGTATCAGAGCAATCCATTCGGCGAGCAATCGCCGATAGGTAGTTATGTCTATAACCTACGCTTTCCAGGCCAGTACTTCGATGCAGAGAGTGGGTTGCATTACAACGTCAATCGTAGCTATGAGGCTGCGATCGGGCGCTATGTGCAGAGCGATCCGATCGGGTTGGCAGGTGGAGTTAGTTCATTTGGATACGCCTTAAGCCGGCCAATGGCGTTCACAGATCCACTCGGGCTTGCACCCAAAGATCGCTGGTGGGAGTTTACGGATAGAGAGTTTCAACGTTGGTATCACCAGTGCTGGAAGCAAAGTGGTGATCCGGATGCTACGCGTGATGAACTTGGTGATGCGCATGATGAGTGGAAAAAGCGGGGCTCTCCTACCGAGGGGCGCTGTTGGGGTGACCCTCAGACTTGTCCGGAGACATCCACTGAGCAGCAGCCGGAAGTCGTCCCTGAAGTTCCCCAAGTACCGGACCCTGATGCTTCACCTGAGCGGCACCCTGATGTGGCTCCCGCAGCAAGGCGCCTCATTGCCACTGCTGCGGTTGCCCGTGTTTTATATGCAATAGCATTAGCGGCTTCTGAGGTCCTATGA